Proteins encoded in a region of the Longimicrobium terrae genome:
- a CDS encoding FAD-dependent oxidoreductase — protein MGADHPVGISRRAFLGAAAASAVAAPFVACAPKTERAVAGGFVDDGGARAHRLRDRAAVPAVRRTERVPLVIVGGGIAGLSAAWRLRKRGFTDFVLLELEDHAGGNARGGKDEISAYPWAAHYVPVPDTGATLVRELFEELGVLRDGTWDERTLVSSPRERIHRWGVWHEGLENALVETTADRDEMLRFRDEMTAMRATGQFTVPSARGARPSPLDGVSMAAWMDARGFRSPGLRWYVDYATRDDYGSRAADTSAWAGIHYFSARPVDDDEHGPLTWPEGNGWITARLLERVGAHVRTGMPVHRVEALGSGMRVLAGDAEFRADAVIWAAPSFLAPHVVQGAPRVRFDYSPWLTANLVLERWPAERGFEPAWDNVIHGSPGLGYVVATHQTYAVQPERTVWTYYHALSDVPPAEARKLLLRRGWAEWKDAILADLERAHPDIRACVSRVDIMRMGHAMVRPTPGFLADPGRRALVDADGPVFYAHSDLSGLSLFEEAQHCGVTAADRAMTRLGRG, from the coding sequence GTGGGAGCGGATCACCCAGTAGGCATTTCGCGCCGGGCGTTTCTGGGCGCGGCCGCGGCTTCGGCCGTCGCCGCGCCCTTCGTTGCGTGCGCGCCCAAGACGGAGCGCGCCGTCGCGGGCGGCTTTGTGGATGACGGCGGCGCGCGCGCCCACCGCCTGCGCGACCGCGCCGCCGTCCCCGCCGTGCGCCGGACGGAGCGCGTTCCCCTGGTGATCGTGGGCGGCGGAATCGCCGGCCTGTCCGCGGCGTGGCGGCTGCGGAAGCGCGGCTTTACGGATTTCGTGCTGCTGGAACTGGAGGACCACGCCGGCGGCAACGCGCGCGGCGGGAAGGACGAGATTTCCGCCTATCCGTGGGCCGCGCACTATGTCCCCGTTCCGGACACGGGTGCGACGCTCGTCCGCGAACTGTTCGAGGAACTCGGCGTGCTGCGTGACGGCACGTGGGATGAGCGGACGCTGGTATCCTCGCCCAGGGAGCGCATCCACCGCTGGGGCGTGTGGCACGAGGGGCTGGAGAACGCGCTGGTGGAGACGACGGCGGACCGCGACGAGATGCTCCGCTTTCGCGACGAGATGACGGCCATGCGCGCCACCGGCCAGTTCACCGTTCCCTCGGCCCGCGGCGCCCGCCCTTCCCCGCTGGATGGCGTGTCGATGGCGGCGTGGATGGACGCGCGCGGGTTCCGCTCGCCCGGGCTGCGGTGGTACGTGGATTACGCCACGCGGGATGATTACGGCTCCCGCGCCGCGGACACCTCGGCCTGGGCGGGCATACACTACTTCTCCGCCCGCCCGGTGGACGACGACGAGCACGGACCGCTCACCTGGCCGGAGGGGAACGGGTGGATCACGGCGCGGCTGCTGGAGCGGGTAGGCGCCCACGTGCGCACGGGGATGCCCGTGCACCGGGTGGAGGCGCTCGGTTCCGGGATGCGGGTGCTGGCGGGGGACGCGGAGTTCCGCGCGGACGCGGTGATCTGGGCCGCGCCCTCGTTTCTGGCGCCACACGTGGTGCAGGGTGCACCGCGGGTTCGCTTCGATTATTCGCCCTGGCTTACAGCCAACCTGGTGCTGGAGCGCTGGCCGGCGGAGCGCGGCTTTGAGCCCGCGTGGGACAACGTGATCCACGGATCGCCCGGGCTGGGCTACGTGGTGGCGACGCACCAGACGTACGCCGTGCAGCCGGAGCGCACGGTGTGGACGTACTACCACGCGCTTTCCGACGTGCCGCCCGCGGAGGCGCGCAAGCTTCTGCTGCGGCGCGGCTGGGCGGAGTGGAAGGACGCGATCCTGGCGGACTTGGAGCGCGCGCACCCCGACATCCGCGCCTGCGTGTCGCGCGTGGACATCATGCGCATGGGCCACGCGATGGTGCGCCCCACCCCGGGCTTTCTGGCGGACCCCGGCCGGCGCGCGCTGGTGGACGCGGACGGTCCGGTGTTCTACGCCCACTCGGACCTGAGCGGCCTGTCGTTGTTTGAAGAAGCGCAGCACTGCGGCGTCACCGCCGCGGACCGCGCCATGACCCGGCTGGGCCGCGGCTGA
- the pyk gene encoding pyruvate kinase — translation MQRRTKIVCTLGPASWSPERIDALITAGMDVARINFSHGTQERHAETIRNVREASVRAGRPIAVLGDLQGPKIRVGVLPEPRTLRSGDRITFTPEGDHTGDELPTTFRELADDVEVGEVVLLADGLMELIVEDVRPPRVDMRVIHGGELTSNKGINLPNTLVSIPSLTEKDLRDLEFALAQDVDYLALSFVRSAEDVRDLVSRIPAGGPLVVVKVEKGMALDNLDAILSETAAAMVARGDLGVELPFEQVPLAQKRMIQMANLASRPVITATQMLESMIENPRPTRAEASDVANAIIDGTDAVMLSAETATGKFPVAAVQAMARIAQEIEDSHILEAGPHYDIPIAPDVDGMTPTERAIAGATVEAVRRLQAPLIMTFTTSGSTARVVSSFRPPVPILAITDNMKTYHQLALVWGVIPIVCSDEASFSEMLACGRDEAIRRGLAKAGDRVVVTAGLPMHQPGTTNLLQVSVL, via the coding sequence ATGCAACGACGCACCAAGATCGTCTGCACGCTTGGCCCCGCCAGCTGGTCGCCCGAGCGCATCGATGCGCTCATCACGGCCGGAATGGACGTGGCGCGCATCAACTTTTCCCACGGCACGCAGGAGCGGCACGCGGAAACCATCCGCAACGTCCGCGAAGCCTCCGTGCGCGCCGGCCGGCCCATCGCCGTGCTGGGCGACCTGCAGGGCCCCAAGATCCGCGTGGGCGTGCTTCCCGAGCCGCGCACCCTTCGCTCCGGCGACCGCATCACCTTCACCCCCGAAGGCGACCACACCGGCGACGAGCTCCCCACCACCTTCCGCGAGCTGGCGGACGACGTGGAAGTGGGCGAGGTGGTGCTGCTGGCCGACGGGCTGATGGAGCTGATCGTGGAAGACGTGCGTCCGCCCCGCGTGGACATGCGCGTCATCCACGGCGGCGAACTGACCAGCAACAAGGGGATCAACCTTCCCAACACCCTGGTCAGCATCCCGTCGTTGACGGAAAAGGACCTGCGTGACCTGGAGTTCGCGCTGGCGCAGGACGTGGACTACCTGGCGCTCTCCTTTGTACGCTCGGCCGAGGACGTGCGCGACCTGGTGAGCCGCATTCCCGCCGGCGGGCCGCTGGTGGTGGTGAAGGTGGAAAAGGGGATGGCGCTGGACAACCTGGACGCCATCCTGAGCGAGACCGCCGCGGCGATGGTGGCGCGCGGCGACCTGGGCGTGGAGCTGCCGTTCGAGCAGGTGCCGCTGGCGCAGAAGCGGATGATCCAGATGGCCAACCTGGCGTCGCGGCCCGTCATCACCGCCACGCAGATGCTGGAGTCCATGATCGAGAACCCGCGCCCCACGCGCGCGGAAGCCTCGGACGTGGCCAATGCCATCATCGACGGCACCGACGCGGTGATGCTTTCCGCCGAGACGGCGACGGGCAAGTTTCCCGTGGCGGCCGTGCAGGCGATGGCGCGCATCGCTCAGGAGATCGAGGATTCGCACATTCTGGAGGCGGGGCCGCACTACGACATCCCCATCGCCCCGGACGTGGACGGCATGACGCCCACCGAACGCGCCATCGCCGGCGCCACGGTGGAGGCGGTGCGGCGGCTTCAGGCGCCGCTGATCATGACGTTCACCACCAGCGGCAGCACGGCGCGCGTGGTGTCGAGCTTCCGTCCGCCGGTACCCATTCTGGCCATCACCGACAACATGAAGACGTACCACCAGCTCGCGCTGGTGTGGGGCGTCATTCCCATCGTGTGCTCCGACGAGGCCTCGTTCAGCGAGATGCTGGCGTGCGGCCGCGACGAGGCGATCCGCCGTGGGCTGGCCAAGGCCGGCGACCGCGTGGTGGTGACCGCCGGGCTGCCCATGCACCAGCCGGGGACCACCAACCTGCTGCAGGTGTCGGTGCTGTAA
- a CDS encoding DUF350 domain-containing protein — protein sequence MEDLLNHLGAAAVYAVLGIVLFVGAFMLMDRLTPGSLWKEIIDEHNTALAIVVGAMSIGISIVIAAAIW from the coding sequence GTGGAAGATCTGCTGAACCACCTGGGGGCCGCGGCGGTTTACGCGGTGCTGGGCATCGTGCTGTTCGTGGGCGCCTTCATGCTCATGGACCGGCTCACGCCGGGCTCGCTGTGGAAGGAAATCATCGACGAGCACAACACCGCGCTGGCCATCGTCGTGGGCGCCATGTCCATCGGCATCTCCATCGTCATCGCCGCCGCCATCTGGTGA
- a CDS encoding polyamine aminopropyltransferase, protein MNAAMFVTVLLIAACGLIYELVAGALASYLLGDSVTQFSTIIGTYLFAMGVGSWLSRFVIRGVAARFVATELMVAIVGGFSSTLLFLAFAYTDAFRVLLYVLVMIIGILVGLEIPLLMRLLRDRLEFKDVVSSVLTFDYLGALGASLLFPLVLVPYLGMARSALAFGIINAAVALWSTWLFRDLLPNRKALVAGSIATLALLVAGFAAAERITRTAESSLYADPVVLSRNSPYQRIVLTAWKDDLRLFLNGHLQFSSRDEYRYHEALVHPGLASLPAARSVLVLGGGDGLAAREVLRYPGVRVTLVDLDAQMTQLFRTHAEMVRLNGGALNSPRVHVINADAMRWLDANPAKFDFVVVDFPDPSNYAVGKLYTTAFYRLLRRHLNPGARIVVQSTSPLFARSAFWSIDATLREAGLRTWPYHLYVPSFGEWGFVLAGDDYQPPARLPAGLRYLTAGDIPALFQFPIDMQRLAVRANRLDDQVLVRYYSEEWERITQ, encoded by the coding sequence GTGAACGCGGCGATGTTCGTCACCGTGCTCCTCATAGCCGCCTGCGGGCTCATCTACGAGCTCGTGGCCGGCGCGCTCGCCAGCTACCTGCTCGGCGACAGCGTCACGCAGTTTTCCACCATCATCGGCACCTACCTGTTCGCCATGGGGGTGGGGAGCTGGCTGTCGCGCTTCGTGATCCGCGGCGTGGCGGCGCGCTTCGTGGCCACGGAGCTCATGGTGGCCATCGTGGGCGGTTTCTCGTCCACCCTGCTGTTTCTCGCCTTCGCCTACACGGACGCCTTCCGCGTGCTGCTGTACGTGCTGGTGATGATCATCGGCATCCTGGTGGGGCTGGAGATTCCGCTGCTGATGCGGCTGCTGCGCGACCGGCTGGAGTTCAAGGACGTCGTCAGCAGCGTGCTCACCTTCGACTACCTGGGCGCGCTGGGGGCCTCGCTCCTCTTTCCCCTGGTCCTGGTTCCGTACCTGGGAATGGCGCGCAGCGCGCTGGCGTTCGGCATCATCAACGCCGCGGTGGCGCTGTGGAGCACGTGGCTGTTCCGCGACCTGCTCCCCAACCGCAAGGCGCTCGTGGCGGGGAGCATTGCCACCCTCGCCCTCCTCGTGGCCGGGTTCGCCGCGGCGGAACGGATCACGCGCACGGCGGAAAGCAGCCTGTACGCCGATCCCGTCGTCCTTTCCCGCAACTCGCCGTACCAGCGCATCGTGCTGACGGCGTGGAAGGACGACCTGCGGCTGTTTCTGAACGGCCACCTGCAGTTCAGCTCGCGCGACGAGTACCGGTACCACGAGGCGCTGGTGCACCCGGGGCTGGCCTCGCTCCCCGCCGCGCGCAGCGTGCTGGTCCTGGGCGGCGGCGACGGGCTGGCCGCGCGCGAGGTCCTGCGCTACCCCGGCGTACGCGTGACGCTGGTGGACCTGGACGCGCAGATGACGCAGCTTTTTCGCACGCACGCGGAGATGGTGCGGCTGAACGGCGGGGCGCTGAACTCGCCGCGCGTGCACGTGATCAACGCCGACGCCATGCGCTGGCTGGACGCCAACCCGGCGAAGTTCGACTTCGTGGTGGTGGACTTTCCCGATCCCAGCAACTACGCGGTCGGCAAGTTGTATACGACCGCCTTCTACCGCCTGCTGCGCCGGCACCTGAACCCCGGCGCGCGCATCGTGGTGCAGAGCACGTCGCCGCTCTTTGCGCGCTCCGCGTTCTGGAGCATCGACGCCACGCTCCGCGAAGCCGGCCTGCGCACCTGGCCCTATCACCTGTACGTGCCCAGCTTCGGCGAATGGGGATTCGTGCTGGCGGGAGATGATTATCAGCCGCCCGCGCGCCTCCCCGCCGGGCTGCGCTACCTGACCGCGGGCGACATCCCCGCGCTCTTCCAGTTTCCCATCGACATGCAGCGCCTGGCCGTCCGCGCCAACCGGCTGGACGACCAGGTGCTGGTGCGCTACTACAGCGAAGAGTGGGAGCGGATCACCCAGTAG
- a CDS encoding amidohydrolase, translating into MADLILTARRIHVLGTHAPVQALLIRDGRIAAAGTEAEARAAALPGAAHEHVDGVVTPGLVDAHVHLTLWALARRRVDLNAARTLEEGVAAIAQAATTGEGWIRGLGWDQNRWGGLPHRDALDAVTGGRPVFTQSHDLHSVWVNGEALRRCGITRDTPDPEGGTIVRDAAGEPTGVLLEEAMKLVSAHLPVESPAEVREALLDAQRECHRLGLTGVHSVEVTGLEDFTQMELDGELRLRVLQAIQLNRLDQALALGLRSGFGGEWIRIGGLKMFLDGALGSRTALMREPYAGSTERGISTLPPEEFRGHVRRAAEGGISSTVHAIGDAAVELAIDVLGSAPRVAAMPHRIEHVQLCPPDLWERAGRSGLIGSMQPIHLMNDIPAAELHWGHERSRGAYPFSHLMRAGMTLAFGSDVPVESCDPRIGLYAAVRRVGWNGEPAEGWWQENAISAEDALRAYTEGPAVAAGLSHRTGRLLPGYDADLVVWAVDPLDCEPEQLRTMNCVLTMVAGETVHRS; encoded by the coding sequence ATGGCCGACCTCATCCTCACCGCGCGCCGCATTCACGTCCTGGGCACGCACGCCCCCGTCCAGGCGCTGCTCATCCGCGACGGCCGCATCGCCGCGGCGGGAACGGAGGCCGAGGCGCGCGCCGCGGCCCTCCCCGGCGCCGCGCACGAGCACGTGGACGGCGTGGTGACGCCCGGCCTGGTGGACGCGCACGTGCACCTGACGCTGTGGGCGCTTGCCCGCCGCCGCGTGGACCTGAACGCCGCGCGCACGCTGGAGGAAGGCGTCGCCGCGATCGCCCAGGCCGCCACGACGGGCGAGGGGTGGATCCGCGGGCTGGGGTGGGACCAGAACCGCTGGGGCGGACTGCCCCACCGCGATGCGCTGGACGCGGTGACCGGCGGCCGGCCCGTGTTCACGCAGAGCCACGACCTGCACTCCGTGTGGGTGAACGGCGAGGCGCTGCGCCGCTGCGGCATCACCCGCGACACGCCGGACCCGGAGGGCGGCACCATCGTGCGCGACGCGGCGGGCGAGCCGACTGGCGTGCTGCTGGAAGAGGCGATGAAGCTGGTTTCCGCCCACCTCCCCGTGGAATCGCCCGCGGAGGTGCGCGAGGCGCTGCTGGACGCCCAGCGCGAGTGCCACCGGCTGGGGCTGACCGGCGTGCACTCGGTGGAAGTGACGGGGCTGGAAGACTTTACGCAGATGGAGCTGGATGGCGAGCTGCGGCTGCGCGTGCTGCAGGCCATTCAGCTGAACCGGCTGGACCAGGCGCTGGCGCTCGGGCTGCGCAGCGGGTTCGGCGGCGAGTGGATCCGCATCGGCGGGCTCAAGATGTTTCTGGACGGCGCGCTGGGCTCGCGCACGGCGCTGATGCGGGAACCGTACGCGGGCTCAACGGAGCGCGGCATCAGCACGCTGCCGCCGGAGGAGTTCCGGGGGCACGTGCGGCGCGCGGCGGAGGGCGGCATTTCATCCACGGTTCACGCCATCGGCGATGCGGCGGTGGAGCTCGCGATCGACGTGCTGGGATCGGCGCCGCGGGTGGCCGCCATGCCGCACCGCATCGAGCACGTGCAGCTGTGCCCGCCGGACCTGTGGGAGCGCGCGGGGCGTTCGGGACTCATCGGCTCCATGCAGCCGATCCACCTGATGAACGACATTCCCGCCGCCGAGCTGCACTGGGGGCACGAGCGGTCGCGCGGCGCCTACCCGTTCTCACACCTGATGCGCGCGGGGATGACGCTGGCGTTCGGCTCGGACGTGCCGGTGGAGTCGTGCGATCCGCGCATCGGGCTGTACGCGGCGGTGCGGCGGGTGGGGTGGAACGGCGAGCCGGCGGAGGGATGGTGGCAGGAAAACGCCATCAGCGCCGAAGACGCGCTGCGCGCCTACACCGAGGGCCCCGCCGTGGCGGCCGGCCTGTCGCACCGCACCGGCCGCCTGCTGCCCGGCTACGACGCGGACCTGGTGGTTTGGGCCGTGGACCCGCTGGACTGCGAGCCCGAGCAGCTTCGCACCATGAACTGCGTCCTCACCATGGTCGCAGGCGAGACGGTGCACCGGTCGTAG
- a CDS encoding sensor histidine kinase has translation MDINTNCSLAHELAARMRAEADDLTRRWLDRIVARVEIEPNRVFPTEELLDHVPLLMERIGDYLENPAEDIAGDSPVIGKALELGRLRYSQGFDAHEILKEYEILGGVLFQFLVRTVDEIDHPCTRAELLACAHRLFRAVAVIQQLTTSQYLRLAAERVSEREERLRSFNRMVTHELKNRIGAVLGAGQLLADPDISADPDRRARFAAMVTQNAEGMQDVLQNLLELSRMDNDTRQQRNVPLPRVAAEVCRQLREMSQARNVAVHVDPLPEVEVNAGAVELCLTNYLSNAIKYSDPQKDTRWVRVTGTVVSTDSGARELVISVDDNGLGVPPDARGELFSRFYRAHGSTVTGVEGTGLGLSIVRETMESMGGRTWAEFDGTEGARFLLALPVRRATDRDGERAPAPA, from the coding sequence ATGGACATCAACACGAACTGCAGCCTTGCCCACGAACTCGCCGCGCGCATGCGCGCCGAGGCGGACGATCTCACACGGCGCTGGCTGGACCGCATCGTCGCGCGCGTGGAGATTGAACCCAACCGCGTGTTTCCCACCGAAGAACTGCTGGACCACGTTCCGCTGCTCATGGAGCGCATTGGCGACTACCTGGAGAACCCGGCGGAGGACATCGCCGGTGATTCGCCGGTCATCGGCAAGGCGCTGGAGCTGGGGCGGCTGCGGTATTCGCAGGGCTTCGACGCGCACGAGATCCTCAAGGAATACGAGATCCTGGGCGGCGTGCTCTTTCAGTTCCTGGTGCGCACCGTCGACGAGATCGACCATCCCTGCACCCGCGCCGAACTGCTGGCCTGCGCCCACCGGCTGTTCCGCGCGGTGGCCGTCATTCAGCAGCTCACCACCTCGCAGTACCTGCGGCTGGCGGCGGAGCGGGTAAGCGAGCGCGAGGAGCGGCTGCGCAGCTTCAACCGCATGGTGACGCACGAGTTGAAGAACCGCATCGGCGCGGTGCTGGGCGCCGGGCAGCTGCTGGCGGACCCCGACATCAGCGCCGATCCGGACCGCCGCGCGCGCTTTGCCGCCATGGTGACGCAGAACGCCGAGGGGATGCAGGACGTGCTGCAGAACCTGCTGGAGCTTTCGCGGATGGACAACGACACGCGCCAGCAGCGCAACGTTCCGCTGCCGCGCGTGGCCGCCGAGGTGTGCCGGCAGCTTCGCGAGATGTCGCAGGCGCGCAACGTGGCCGTGCACGTCGATCCGCTCCCCGAGGTGGAGGTGAACGCGGGCGCGGTGGAGCTGTGCCTGACCAACTATCTCAGCAACGCCATCAAGTACTCGGACCCGCAGAAGGACACGCGCTGGGTGCGGGTCACCGGCACGGTCGTCTCCACCGACAGCGGCGCGCGCGAACTGGTGATCAGCGTGGATGACAACGGGCTGGGCGTTCCCCCGGATGCGCGGGGGGAACTCTTTTCCCGCTTCTACCGCGCTCACGGGAGCACGGTCACGGGGGTGGAGGGCACCGGGCTGGGGCTGAGCATCGTCCGGGAGACGATGGAAAGCATGGGCGGCCGCACCTGGGCGGAGTTCGACGGCACGGAGGGAGCGCGCTTTCTTCTGGCGCTTCCCGTGCGCCGCGCCACGGACCGGGACGGCGAGCGCGCCCCGGCCCCGGCCTGA
- a CDS encoding MBL fold metallo-hydrolase: MKLRFLGTGTSFGVPVIGCDCGTCTSADPRDRRMRHGALVEEDGRRLLVDTPPELRLQLVAAGVSMVDAIWFTHCHADHIHGLDDVRVFSERGKREMEVYASPDCTATLHERFAYIFDSTVRPLKGTSKPEARLTEVHAFEPVNVAGFDVLPVPVPHGNLQVYGFRTGALGYITDGKSLPPRTVEALRGVRVLVLNALWFGNPHPTHFSVEEAVAAAREVGAERTYLTHMSHRVTHAELEARLPEGVYAAYDGLEVEV; encoded by the coding sequence ATGAAGCTGCGCTTTCTGGGCACGGGCACGTCGTTCGGCGTGCCGGTGATCGGGTGCGACTGCGGCACGTGCACGTCCGCCGATCCGCGCGACCGGCGGATGCGGCACGGTGCACTGGTGGAAGAGGACGGGCGCCGGCTGCTGGTGGACACGCCGCCGGAGCTGCGGCTGCAGCTGGTGGCGGCGGGAGTGTCGATGGTGGACGCCATCTGGTTCACCCACTGCCACGCGGACCACATCCACGGGCTGGACGACGTGCGGGTGTTCAGCGAGCGCGGCAAGCGGGAGATGGAGGTGTACGCCAGCCCCGACTGCACGGCCACGCTGCATGAGCGCTTCGCCTACATCTTCGACAGCACGGTGCGGCCGCTGAAAGGCACGTCCAAGCCCGAGGCGCGGCTTACGGAGGTGCACGCGTTCGAGCCGGTGAACGTGGCGGGGTTCGACGTTCTTCCCGTCCCCGTTCCGCACGGCAACCTCCAGGTGTACGGCTTTCGCACCGGCGCGCTGGGCTACATTACGGACGGCAAGTCGCTGCCGCCCCGCACGGTGGAGGCGCTGCGCGGCGTGCGGGTGCTGGTGCTGAACGCGCTCTGGTTCGGCAATCCGCACCCCACGCACTTCAGCGTAGAGGAGGCGGTGGCCGCCGCGCGCGAGGTGGGCGCGGAACGCACGTACCTGACGCACATGAGCCATCGCGTGACGCACGCGGAGCTGGAGGCGCGGCTTCCCGAGGGTGTGTACGCGGCCTACGACGGTCTGGAAGTGGAGGTCTGA
- a CDS encoding SIR2 family NAD-dependent protein deacylase has translation MTPEGLARAARIVADSGLLVVSSGAGMSRESGIPTFRDAMEGLWANFDPQELATEEGFRANPRRVWSWYAWRRDRVMQARPNPGHFAVAELAGIVPELVVVTQNVDGLHAAAGSRDVVEVHGSIRRVRCLDRGHVFSGELPVYAECEEQDPPPCPVCGSPLRPDVVWFGEMLPVDAVERAWSLAGRCDTMLLIGTSGTVWPAAELPLVARRAGARIIEVNPHRSELTHTADVFLQGPAGEVLPALLAEVRRLLAASTSTS, from the coding sequence ATGACACCGGAAGGTCTGGCGCGGGCGGCGCGCATCGTGGCGGATTCCGGTCTGCTGGTGGTGAGCAGCGGCGCGGGGATGTCCAGGGAAAGCGGCATTCCCACCTTTCGCGACGCCATGGAAGGATTGTGGGCCAACTTCGATCCGCAGGAACTGGCCACGGAAGAAGGCTTCCGCGCCAACCCGCGGCGCGTGTGGAGCTGGTACGCCTGGCGCCGCGACCGCGTCATGCAGGCGCGGCCCAACCCCGGTCACTTCGCCGTGGCCGAACTGGCCGGGATCGTTCCCGAACTCGTCGTCGTCACGCAGAACGTGGACGGGCTGCATGCCGCGGCCGGGTCGCGCGACGTCGTGGAGGTGCACGGCAGCATCCGCCGCGTGCGCTGCCTGGACCGCGGCCACGTCTTTTCCGGCGAGCTGCCGGTGTACGCGGAATGCGAGGAGCAGGACCCGCCGCCCTGCCCCGTGTGCGGATCGCCGCTGCGGCCAGACGTGGTGTGGTTCGGCGAGATGCTGCCAGTTGACGCCGTGGAGCGTGCATGGTCGCTGGCCGGGCGGTGCGATACGATGCTGCTCATCGGCACGTCGGGGACGGTGTGGCCCGCGGCGGAGCTTCCGCTGGTGGCGCGCCGCGCGGGCGCCCGCATCATCGAGGTCAACCCGCACCGCAGCGAACTGACCCACACCGCCGACGTCTTTCTGCAGGGGCCCGCGGGCGAGGTGCTCCCCGCCCTCCTCGCCGAAGTGCGCCGGCTGCTGGCCGCGTCCACGTCCACGTCCTGA